The nucleotide window GCGTCGCGCAATCGCTGGCGCAATTGTTTAACGCGGACCTTTATCCCGACACGGGTCGCACGCTCGCCATTTCACAGGAAGAAGTCGGCCTGTTGGCAGGCGTTTCGCGTCAGCGGATCAATCAGGCGCTGCAAAACCTCGAACGGCTGCAGATTTTGCGCCTCTCGTACAACCAGATTGACGTGCTCGACCTGGAACGCCTGGGCGCATTCGGCCTGGAACAGATCTAGCCTCCACACTCCGCCGTCCCCTTTCGCCCCGCCATATTTCAACAGCCGCCGGCGCGCGGCCGTTAGCCTGTTTTTTGAGCAACCGGATAAAGAAAGCGCCGTACGCGCCGTTATGGGAGGAATGCAGCGCAAAATGCAGCCCCTTCCTATTCCGAACTCAACGTATTGTCGAAACCGATAATGAACCGCCTGACACTGAAACAGAAATTGTGGGTGCCGTTGTTGCTGTGCTGGGTCGCGCTCCTGATCGTGACCGTTGTGAACGCGTACGAGGCACGTAACGCTCAGATGGACGCACGGCGCGCCGACCTGGCCGACGTCACCGATATGGCGGCATCGATCGTCGCGGACTATGCGAAACAGGCCGACGCCGGCAAGCTCTCCGTCGACGAAGCGAAGCAACAAGCCATTGCCCGCGTCAACGCCCAACGTTACGGTGCCTCCGGCTACGTGTCGATCGTGCGCAGCGATTCGGTCATGATCGACCATCCAATGAGCCCGAAGCTGAACGGCAAGGACATGAGCGGCTTCCGCGACGCCAAAGGCAACGCGCTGTATCACGACATCGCCCAGGCCGGCGGCTCGGCAGGCGGCGCCGGGTACTTGCGCTACTGGTGGCCGAAGCCCGGCGAAACGGCACCAAGCGAAAAGCTCGGCTATGTGAAGCGCTTCGGTCCATGGGGCTGGGACTTCATCGCCGGCGCCTACATGGACGACATTCAGGCGCAGTTCTACACAACGCTCGCGCGCTCGGCCGGCATGCTGGTGGTCCTCGGCGCGCTCGTGTCGTTCGTTGCATCTCGGGTGGTGCGCAGCGTGTCGCGCTCGATTGGCGGCGAGCCTTCCGCGGCGGCCGCGATTGCGATGCAGATCGCGCGCGGTGACCTGGCCACTCGCTTCGACTTGCGCCGCGACGATACGTCGAGCCTGCTGTTTTCGCTGCGTGAAATGCGCAACCAACTCGCGTCCACCGTCGGGCGGATCAAGACCTCAGCGGAGACGATCACCGTCGCTTCGAAGGAAATCGCCGCGGGCAATCTGGACCTGTCGAGCCGCACTGAGGAACAGGCCGCTTCGCTGCAGCAGACCGCCGCCAGCATGGACGAACTCACCAAGACCGTCACGCAGAACGCCGACAATGCGGCGACCGCGTCCGAACTGGCCAGCGACGCGTCGAACATCGCCGCGCGCGGCGGTCAGGTGGTCAACGACGTAGTCGAGAAAATGGCGGGCATCACCGATAGTTCGCGCAAGATCGGCGAGATCATCAGCGTGATCGAGGGCATTGCATT belongs to Paraburkholderia sp. FT54 and includes:
- a CDS encoding methyl-accepting chemotaxis protein; this translates as MNRLTLKQKLWVPLLLCWVALLIVTVVNAYEARNAQMDARRADLADVTDMAASIVADYAKQADAGKLSVDEAKQQAIARVNAQRYGASGYVSIVRSDSVMIDHPMSPKLNGKDMSGFRDAKGNALYHDIAQAGGSAGGAGYLRYWWPKPGETAPSEKLGYVKRFGPWGWDFIAGAYMDDIQAQFYTTLARSAGMLVVLGALVSFVASRVVRSVSRSIGGEPSAAAAIAMQIARGDLATRFDLRRDDTSSLLFSLREMRNQLASTVGRIKTSAETITVASKEIAAGNLDLSSRTEEQAASLQQTAASMDELTKTVTQNADNAATASELASDASNIAARGGQVVNDVVEKMAGITDSSRKIGEIISVIEGIAFQTNILALNAAVEAARAGEEGRGFAVVAGEVRNLAQRSATAAKEIKVLIDQSVAQVGEGSTLAGKAGSTIGEVVDAVRRVTAIMNEISAASKEQSSGIGEVNLAIRQMDDVTQRNAALVEQAAAAAGSLDEQTEQLRHAVAVFKVEQPA